One Gossypium hirsutum isolate 1008001.06 chromosome A11, Gossypium_hirsutum_v2.1, whole genome shotgun sequence genomic window carries:
- the LOC107922701 gene encoding LRR receptor-like serine/threonine-protein kinase ERL1 — translation MEEGVLLKKIMKRQEPLVMVIAFLLLLCSHASSLNDEGKALMSIKASFSNVANVLLDWDDVNNFDFCSWRGVFCDNSSLAVVSLNLSYLILGGEISSAIGDLRSLRSLDLMGNKLTGQVPDEIGNCGSLVYLDLSDNLLYGDIPFSISKLKRLEFLNLKNNQLTGPIPSTLTQIPNLKTLDLARNRLSGEIPRLIYWNEVLQYLGLRGNMLIGTLSPDICQLTGLWYFDVRGNYLSGSIPDSIGNCTSFEILDISYNRITGEIPYNIGFLQVATLSLQGNKLTGNIPEVIGLMQALAVLDLSENELVGHIPPILGNLSFTGKLYLHGNKLTGPIPPELGNMSKLSYLQLNDNQLVGSIPSELGKLEQLFELNLANNHLEGPIPHNISSCTALNKFNVHGNRLNGTIPPGFQNLESLTYLNLSLNNFKGRVPVELGHIINLDTLDLSGNNFSGPLPASIGELEHLLTLNLSDNKLDGQLPAEFGNLRSIQIIDLSFNCITGNIPVEFGQLQNIVSLILKNNKLQGEIPEQLTNCFSLTNLNVSYNNLSGVIPPTRNFSRFSSDSFLGNPMLCGDWLGSICRPSMPKSRVFSRAAVVCMTLGFITLVAMTILAIYKSNQQKQVMKGPMKSVAHPPKLVVLHMDMAIHTFDDIMRFTDNLSDKYIIGYGASSTVYKCTLKNSRPIAIKRLYTHFPNNLREFETELETIGSIRHRNIVSLHGYSLSPYGNLLFYDYMENGSLWDLLHGLSKKVKLDWETRLKIAVGAAQGLAYLHHDCSPRIIHRDVKSSNILLDENFEAHLSDFGIAKCIPTTKTHTSTYVLGTIGYIDPEYARTSRLNEKSDVYSFGIVLLELLTGKKAVDNESNLHQLILSKADDNTVMEAVDPEVSVTCMNLTHVRKTFQLALLCTKRLPSERPTMHEVARALVSLLPSAPAPKLRSAPTKPVDYARFIVDEGLQRSQKEQQQRQQVPQETNSSDAQWFARFREVISMNTL, via the exons ATGGAGGAAGGGGTGTTGCTGAAGAAGATAATGAAAAGGCAGGAGCCTTTAGTAATGGTGATAgcgtttcttcttcttctttgttctCATGCTTCTTCACTCAATGACGAAG GGAAGGCGTTGATGTCGATAAAGGCATCATTTAGCAATGTGGCAAATGTACTGCTCGACTGGGATGATGTTAACAATTTTGACTTTTGTTCTTGGCGTGGTGTTTTCTGTGACAATTCTAGCCTTGCTGTGGTTTCCCT GAACTTGTCATATTTGATTCTTGGCGGGGAGATTTCATCGGCCATTGGTGATTTAAGGAGCTTGCGGTCCTT AGACTTGATGGGGAACAAATTGACAGGACAAGTTCCAGATGAGATTGGAAACTGTGGTTCGCTTGTTTATCT GGACTTATCTGACAATCTTTTGTATGGTGACATACCTTTCTCCATATCCAAGCTCAAGCGGCTCGAATTTTT GAATCTGAAGAACAATCAGCTAACAGGTCCTATTCCTTCGACCTTAACCCAGATTCCGAACCTGAAAACTCT TGATCTAGCAAGAAACCGGCTTTCGGGTGAGATACCAAGGCTAATCTACTGGAATGAAGTCTTGCAGTATCT TGGCTTGCGCGGCAATATGTTGATTGGAACTCTTTCACCTGATATATGTCAATTGACTGGCCTATGGTATTT CGATGTTCGCGGAAACTATTTAAGCGGTAGCATCCCGGACAGCATTGGTAATTGTACAAGTTTTGAAATCTT AGACATTTCCTATAATCGGATTACTGGGGAGATACCGTACAATATCGGTTTCCTTCAAGTTGCAACTTT GTCACTACAAGGAAATAAGCTCACTGGGAATATCCCGGAGGTCATCGGTTTAATGCAGGCCCTTGCTGTACT GGACTTGAGTGAGAATGAACTAGTCGGGCATATTCCACCAATACTTGGCAATTTATCGTTCACTGGAAAATT GTACCTTCATGGAAACAAGCTGACCGGTCCAATTCCACCAGAGCTGGGCAATATGTCAAAACTTAGTTACTT ACAATTAAATGACAACCAACTCGTTGGTTCTATCCCTTCCGAGCTCGGGAAGCTGGAGCAGTTGTTTGAATT GAATCTTGCCAACAATCATTTAGAAGGACCCATTCCGCATAACATCAGCTCCTGCACTGCTCTGAATAAGTT CAATGTGCATGGTAATCGCCTAAATGGGACTATTCCACCAGGCTTCCAGAATTTAGAGAGCTTAACCTATTT AAATCTATCCTTGAACAATTTCAAAGGCCGGGTACCTGTTGAACTTGGACATATCATTAATCTTGATACTTT GGATCTATCCGGCAACAACTTTTCAGGCCCTCTACCTGCTTCCATAGGTGAACTGGAGCATCTTCTTACACT GAACTTGAGTGATAACAAACTTGATGGACAACTACCTGCCGAGTTTGGGAATCTCAGAAGCATACAAATCAT TGATCTCTCATTCAATTGTATAACTGGCAACATTCCTGTAGAGTTTGGTCAGCTGCAAAATATTGTTTCTCT AATACTAAAGAACAACAAGTTGCAAGGTGAAATCCCTGAGCAGCTTACGAATTGTTTCAGTCTTACTAACCT GAATGTGTCGTACAATAACTTATCCGGCGTCATACCTCCGACAAGAAACTTCTCCCGGTTTTCATCCGATAG CTTCCTAGGAAACCCGATGCTCTGTGGAGATTGGCTGGGATCAATATGTCGCCCATCTATGCCAAAGTCTAGAG TTTTCTCCCGAGCTGCTGTTGTTTGTATGACTTTGGGCTTCATCACTTTGGTGGCTATGACCATTCTTGCGATTTATAAGTCAAACCAACAGAAGCAAGTGATGAAGGGTCCTATGAAATCTGTTGCGCATCCACCGAAGCTGGTTGTTCTTCACATGGATATGGCTATTCATACCTTTGATGATATAATGAGATTCACTGATAATTTGAGTGATAAGTACATCATAGGCTATGGTGCTTCTAGCACGGTATACAAATGTACTTTGAAAAATTCCCGTCCAATTGCAATTAAGAGACTCTACACCCATTTCCCGAACAACTTGAGGGAGTTCGAGACTGAACTCGAAACCATTGGCAGCATAAGACATAGGAACATTGTCAGCTTGCATGGCTACTCGTTATCTCCGTACGGGAACCTTCTGTTCTATGACTATATGGAGAATGGCTCATTGTGGGATCTTTTACATG GGCTGTCCAAAAAGGTGAAGCTTGACTGGGAAACAAGGTTGAAGATTGCTGTTGGAGCAGCACAAGGGCTTGCTTATCTTCACCATGATTGCAGCCCTCGAATTATTCACAGGGATGTCAAGTCCTCGAATATTCTTCTAGACGAAAATTTCGAGGCTCATCTGTCTGATTTCGGGATTGCCAAGTGCATACCAACAACAAAGACACACACCTCTACTTATGTTCTGGGAACCATTGGCTATATTGACCCGGAATATGCCCGTACCTCACGTCTTAATGAAAAATCAGATGTTTATAGTTTCGGCATTGTTCTTCTAGAGCTTCTGACCGGGAAAAAGGCTGTGGACAATGAATCGAATTTACATCAACTG ATACTGTCTAAGGCTGATGATAATACGGTGATGGAAGCGGTTGATCCAGAAGTCTCAGTTACATGCATGAACTTGACTCATGTCCGAAAGACATTCCAACTTGCTTTGTTGTGCACTAAGCGACTCCCGTCTGAGAGACCAACCATGCATGAGGTTGCAAGGGCTTTGGTCTCCCTTCTTCCATCGGCTCCAGCGCCTAAGCTCCGTTCGGCTCCAACAAAACCAGTCGACTATGCTCGGTTTATTGTGGACGAAGGACTGCAGCGGTCACAAAAGGAGCAGCAACAAAGGCAGCAAGTCCCACAGGAGACCAACTCATCTGATGCTCAATGGTTTGCTCGGTTCCGAGAAGTCATTTCTATGAACACCCTTTAA